In Bombus affinis isolate iyBomAffi1 chromosome 11, iyBomAffi1.2, whole genome shotgun sequence, one genomic interval encodes:
- the LOC126922181 gene encoding ral GTPase-activating protein subunit alpha-1 isoform X4 codes for MFSKKLHVDVKKSTLKIQDVKKDSATRFKHLKIVLENVDTDEAKGFFEGNFSHVYFILYDCFVSAETNLRQRELSFHIVHKAHREELEQVLQLLEKVLTLLPELLNRRWQCHSLARILQKLLHPGNSWKLRREAIRYFILWYQALGENAPDHIHQMFASLIPGFPPQQPSPYKSERKIDGKKDKLVKVIGCDDKDKKEFYDTQLSQSTFHDNGSNQCPVTPVDSGPILPPQSGEKPLDNETVRFLEALLEFMVTQVVKIEWRDKSSRQHKTFQFLLERFKTTYLRHICPEFDENFSLYKPNLELPTMRKPTNQSQDNYVLCKVALIKWIASFTHIARKDARVAHLSHSTTPNEENTEPELRRVSVTQNSADSTLLSPESTVSQQENQNQEDSSVSAVTLVRDVLYGNRDNVNFVHELYRQAFLLDFNHAGAIRKAIAVYKDWIQMNELPPFMLEPLDSHKERDFEEYPKKDLNDIDKSPSESYRQTRLRNDSYLGAIHRENLFIRAGLQNVLQVFITQASNVFFLENSGPNASLSLLEEQTDSCKRVLNVYRYVVMNSRLEPGTWEQLLRVLLQITSLVLNEKSSRRKIQESIGGKLAPAIFQTLIVTWIKANLNVVISTQLWDQFLEVLTSLTQWEELIREWAKTLDTLTRVLARHVYNLDLNDLPLDRLSEQKTKKRRGVGSRAASTGSVQPPRKGSVDQDNNTVSKENVSDHPMRDLRKVRPLPRSASDNTIYNGKARTKLHRNRTHTVHSGIPVLPLSIEQDMARLLSNGTTSSSTTGRKMLPNRRAKSLDSIVIVDSEPPSPRCPSPTPSSGVDSNKDSPIQIENIDGSSIDTNDASERRSVMAGGGVRGWLPDVAVVLWRRMLSALGDVNNIQDPTLHGQVMDYLVQLTQTLLKIRLNQGVSGDNQATPPAPELIPPLTVIAPWCFKAIQLPSQYEVGKLAAYRLICLLTVQPQDINLPKQHLTLFYRAVHSGIVSNDNKVLHVLVKYTGPRLFSLNLPGSSLLILDYIHAANVILSNQDIQAPRTEAVSIIGSLLSLPATTVKLPVLQPTANDIVTMTCPDAKEHIIMILLRSCRREPTGIARCVAVSSIAMFVYRELCYKNQHPRIPEAVTVLLLALKATHATVAQVACDSLLLLCDKADILLELYPNVPCKIIQILSETLGYMSTRERRGPLTISMLFCLGEWAMHLGPSVLLRVFQGKPLLMTLFTVLDNIVQDTIDKDVSQTNKSHEDEDDDFDPDITLDNLADDICAKSPRRGNTQSVQLAAKMVMMHLINHLGHFPMGIGAARLSSLVVELDDVPGIDGDELSSAIFHAPNIQLLMLSNSVIMSLVELAALDAPGGGVTAGLTTAPSLVRVLLRDLAGKASWDSSILYSQPFVEDDVPIAFTKHVEWKAKVHGDDLSSVITSQTCTPRHTIRHREPHILPTFANAASDMDNLDDLLQYIGHTSPEVLTNPEIALNAPANPPQGQYLESETIATILNQRNAEQEHINNWSQHISMCASAISPPSCRPPPAPFHHCRLLFSHLGLSGWEQRRKLHLLSKNEKLLRELRNLDSQRSRETHKIAVIYVSQGQEDKNSILSNVTASKEYESFIARLAWEVELESHTGFLGGLVPGKASGVTAPYFATSFTEILFHVATRMPSDSPESLLQKTRHLGNDEIHIVWSEHWRDYRRDIIPTEFCDVLIVIYPLHNKLYRIQISRKPEIPFFGPLFDECIVEDKVLPGLVRTTALAASRAKRSTLTLYQHYYEERARSIDTVMRNHKEATTFEEFTANVYSPVQPPSPFSGTSSVSASSNLAAALIDSHQGRSGLRSSSAASSDNRANRVLHNLFRVSDGSRVWFSNDTPESTALHGISPRPVKKMSFKTGPKQRANTQPTPPDSPRYK; via the exons ATGTTCAGCAAAAAACTTCATGTAGACGTCAAAAAGTCAACACTGAAGATTCAGGATGTTAAAAAGGATAGCGCGACTCGGTTCAAGCATCTTAAAATTGTACTAG aaaatgtGGATACTGATGAAGCAAAGGGGTTTTTTGAAGGCAACTTCAGTCATGTCTATTTTATTCTGTATGATTGTTTTGTATCAGCTGAAACAAATCTGCGACAACGAG AACTTTCCTTCCACATTG TGCATAAAGCACACAGAGAGGAATTGGAACAGGTGTTGCAACTCTTGGAAAAAGTCTTAACACTTCTCCCTGAGCTTCTTAATAGAAGATGGCAATGTCATAGTCTAGCAAGGATTTTACAAAAGCTTTTACATCCTGGTAATAGTTGGAAACTCAGAAGAGAAGCTATAAG ATACTTTATTTTGTGGTATCAAGCACTTGGTGAAAATGCTCCTGATCACATTCACCAAATGTTTGCAAGCTTGATACCAGGATTTCCACCGCAACAACCATCTCCTTATAAGTCTGAACGTAAGATAGATGGAAAGAAAGATAAACTTGTCAAAGTTATTGGTTGTGATGATAAAGATAAGAAGGAATTTTATGATACACAGTTGTCACAAAGTACTTTTCATGATAATGGTTCAAATCAGTGTCCTGTCACTCCAGTTGACAGTGGACCTATTTTACCCCCACAAAGTGGGGAAAAGCCTCTTGATAATGAGACTGTTCGATTTTTAGAAGCATTACTTGAATTTATGGTTACTCag GTTGTAAAGATAGAATGGAGAGATAAATCTTCAAGACAGCACAagacttttcaatttttattagaacGTTTTAAAACTACGTATCTTCGTCATATTTGTCCTGAGTTTGATGAAAATTTTTCGTTGTACAAACCGAATTTGGAGTTGCCTACGATGCGAAAACCAACGAATCAGAGTCAGGATAATTATGTATTATGTAAAGTTGCTTTGATTAAGTGGATCGCTAGTTTTACCCATATTGCTAGAAAAGATGCTCGTGTCGCACATCTTTCGCATAG CACAACTCCAAATGAAGAAAATACGGAACCAGAGCTTCGTCGAGTTTCCGTTACACAAAATAGTGCTGACTCAACTTTATTATCTCCCGAATCAACTGTGTCTCAACAAGAGAATCAAAATCAAGAAGATAGTAGTGTTTCAGCAGTTACTCTTGTTAGGGATGTTCTGTATGGAAACAGGGATAACGTAAATTTCGTACACGAGCTATACAGACAAGCATTTTTGTTAGACTTTAATCATGCTGGCGCTATAAGAAAAGCTATAGCTGTTTATAAAGATTGGATCCAAATGAAT GAATTACCACCATTCATGTTAGAACCATTGGATAGTCATAAGGAAAGGGATTTCGAAGAATATCCGAAAAAAGATTTAAATGATATCGATAAAAGTCCTTCGGAAAGTTATCGTCAAACAAGATTGAGAAATGATTCTTACCTCGGTGCTATACAcagagaaaatttatttataagagCGGGGCTACAAAATGTTTTGCAAGTGTTCATTACACAAGCTTCCAACGTCTTCTTCTTAGAGAATTCTGGACCGAATGCATCTTTATCATTACTGGAAGAACAGACCGATAGTTGCAAAAGAGTTTTGAATGTATATCGATATGTTGTAATGAATTCTCGATTAGAACCGGGTACTTGGGAACAGTTGCTTAG AGTATTACTACAAATAACATCACttgttttaaatgaaaaatcTTCTCGGCGCAAGATTCAAGAAAGCATTGGCGGTAAACTTGCTCCTGCCATATTTCAGACTTTAATCGTTACATGGATTAAAGCTAATTTAAATGTTGTTATTTCTACACAATTATGGGATCAGTTCCTGGAAGTGTTGACATCTTTAACACAGTGGGAAGAGTTAATTCGAGAATGGGCG aaaaCACTGGATACTTTAACAAGGGTGCTTGCCAGGCATGTGTATAATTTGGATTTAAATGATTTGCCATTAGATAGATTGAGTGAACAAAAAACTAAAAAGCGTCGTGGTGTTGGAAGCCGGGCTGCTTCAACCGGAAGTGTTCAACCACCACGCAAAGGAAGTGTCGATCAAGATAATAATACCGTATCTAAAGAAAATGTTTCAG ACCACCCGATGCGAGACTTAAGGAAGGTACGACCACTTCCTCGTAGTGCAAGCGATAACACGATATACAATGGAAAAGCACGTACAAAACTTCATAGAAATCGCACACATACTGTACACAGTGGTATACCTG TACTCCCCCTATCGATAGAGCAAGATATGGCACGACTACTGTCAAACGGTACTACTTCGTCGTCGACAACTGGTCGGAAAATGTTACCGAACAGGCGTGCTAAATCTTTGGATAGCATTGTAATAGTCGATAGCGAACCACCATCACCACGTTGTCCTTCTCCAACACCGAGCAGCGGAGTCGACAGTAACAAAGACAGTCCGATACAGATAGAAAACATTGACGGCAGTAGTATCG ATACGAATGATGCATCAGAAAGGAGATCTGTTATGGCAGGTGGTGGAGTTCGCGGATGGTTACCCGACGTTGCGGTCGTATTATGGCGTCGTATGTTATCAGCATTAGGGGATGTAAATAATATTCAAGACCCTACCCTTCATGGACAAGTTATGGATTACCTTGTTCAGCTTACACAAACACTTCTGAAA ATTCGCTTGAATCAAGGTGTGTCTGGTGACAACCAAGCGACTCCTCCAGCTCCAGAACTTATACCTCCACTTACAGTCATTGCTCCATGGTGTTTCAAG GCAATACAACTTCCTAGTCAATATGAAGTTGGCAAATTGGCAGCATACCGTTTGATCTGTCTTCTAACAGTTCAACCACAAGATATTAATTTGCCAAAACAGCATTTAACTCTTTTTTATCGCGCGGTTCATAGCGGTATCGTTAGTAATGATAACAAAGTGTTACATGTATTGGTCAAGTATACTGGTCCTAGGTTGTTCAGTTTGAATCTTCCTGGATCTAGTCTTTTAATCTTGGATTATATTCATGCTGCTAATGTAATATTGAGCAATCAGGATATTCAG GCACCAAGAACTGAGGCTGTTTCGATTATCGGATCGTTACTATCTTTACCAGCTACTACAGTTAAATTACCTGTATTGCAACCTACTGCGAACGATATTGTAACCATGACATGTCCAGATGCAAAG GAACATATAATTATGATACTTTTGAGAAGTTGTAGACGCGAACCAACCGGCATTGCAAGATGCGTAGCTGTTTCCAGCATTGCTATGTTTGTATACAGAGAATTGTGCTACAAAAATCAACATCCACGAATCCCAGAAGCTGTTACGGTTCTTCTTTTAGCACTTAAA GCCACTCATGCTACTGTTGCTCAAGTGGCATGCGATTCTCTTTTGTTGTTATGTGATAAAGCAGATATTCTACTGGAGCTGTATCCAAATGTGCCATGTAAAATAATTCAA ATTTTATCGGAAACACTTGGATATATGAGCACTCGAGAAAGACGCGGTCCTTTGACGATATCAATGTTATTTTGTTTGGGCGAATGGGCTATGCACCTTGGTCCTTCCGTTCTATTACGTGTTTTTCAAGGAAAACCTTTGTTAATGACTTTATTTACG GTTTTGGATAACATAGTACAAGATACAATCGATAAAGATGTATCACAAACAAATAAAAGTCATGAGGATGAAGATGATGATTTTGATCCTGATATTACTTTAGATAACTTAGCTGACGATATTTGCGCAAAATCACCCCGTCGAGGCAATACTCAATCCGTTCAGTTAGCAGCAAAGATG gTAATGATGCATTTAATAAATCATTTGGGACATTTTCCAATGGGTATTGGAGCTGCACGTTTATCTTCGTTAGTTGTTGAATTAGATGATGTACCAGGAATCGATGGGGATGAGCTATCTTCTGCAATTTTTCATGCACCAAATATACAATTGTTGAtgttgtcaaattctgtaataatgtCACTTGTTGAATTGGCAGCATTAGATGCACCCGGCGGAGGTGTTACAGCTGGATTAACAACAGCGCCATCATTAGTCAGGGTATTATTGCGAGATTTAGCAGGGAAAGCATCCTGGGATAGCTCTATTTTATACAGTCAACCGTTTGTTGAAGACGATGTGCCGATTGCATTTACAAAACATG TTGAATGGAAAGCAAAAGTACATGGAGACGATTTGAGCAGTGTTATAACATCTCAAACATGTACACCTCGACATACGATAAGACATCGTGAGCCACATATATTGCCTACATTTGCAAATGCCGCAAGTGATATGGACAATTTAGATGAT ctCTTACAATACATAGGACATACAAGTCCGGAAGTATTAACTAATCCAGAAATTGCACTTAATGCGCCTGCTAATCCACCACAAGGTCAATATCTTGAGAGTGAAACCATTGCCACAATTCTCAACCAGAGAAACGCTGAGCAAGAGCATATCAATAATTGGAGTCAGCACATTAG CATGTGTGCGTCAGCAATAAGCCCACCATCGTGTCGTCCACCTCCAGCACCGTTTCATCACTGCCGTCTTTTGTTTTCGCACTTGGGTTTATCCGGTTGGGAACAACGTAGAAAATTGCATTTATTATCCAAAAACGAAAAACTTTTACGCGAATTACGAAATCTCGATAGTCAACGATCTAGAGAAACGCATAAAATAGCCGTAATTTATGTCAGTCAGGGACAAGAAGACAAAAACTCCATATTAAGTAATGTCACTGCTAGCAAAGAATATGAAAGCTTTATTGCTAGATTGGCTTGGGAGGTCGAACTTGAATCACATACAGGCTTTCTTGGAGGCCTTGTACCTGGAAAAGCATCTGGTGTTACAGCACCTTATTTTGCAACATCTTTCACTGAAATCCTTTTTCATGTAGCAACAAGAATGCCTTCTGATAGTCCCGAAAGTTTGTTGCAAAAA ACACGGCATCTCGGTAACGATGAGATTCACATAGTTTGGTCAGAACATTGGAGAGATTATCGTCGGGATATTATACCAACTGAATTTTGTGATGTTTTAATAGTAATTTATCCGttacataataaattatatagaatCCAAATTTCTCGAAAACCAGAAATTCCGTTTTTTGGACCCTTGTTTGATGAGTGTATCGTTGAAGATAAAGTTTTACCTGGGTTAGTGAGGACAACAGCATTGGCAGCAAGTAGGGCAAAACGATCAACACTTACATTATATCAACATTA TTATGAAGAGAGAGCGAGGTCTATCGATACTGTTATGAGGAATCACAAGGAAGCTACTACATTTGAAGAATTTACAGCCAATGTATATTCACCAGTACAGCCGCCAAGTCCGTTTAGTGGGACTTCTTCAGTATCTG CATCGTCAAACCTCGCAGCAGCGCTTATAGATTCACATCAGGGCCGATCGGGACTGCGAAGTTCTTCGGCAGCGAGCAGTGATAACCGCGCGAATAGAG TCTTACACAATCTATTCAGAG TTTCTGATGGAAGCAGGGTATGGTTTAGTAATGATACTCCAGAAAGCACAGCACTTCATGGAATATCTCCCAGACCCGTAAAAAAGATGTCGTTCAAAACTGGACCGAAACAGAGAGCAAACACTCAACCCACGCCTCCAGATAGTCCAAGATATAAATAA